A stretch of Garra rufa chromosome 11, GarRuf1.0, whole genome shotgun sequence DNA encodes these proteins:
- the LOC141346082 gene encoding extracellular calcium-sensing receptor-like, with protein sequence MWLWVVVFIVEMVSVCDVGMSCGLQGRFVSESLYKEGDVIIGGLFPVHVAAPEPYHASTQIQHLSRCQGVDLRSYRWLKTMIFTVEEINQDPVLLPNVTLGYLVADTCLAEGTTLSAALALVTGQEKTVSGTDCNGAPVVPVIIGDARSSASIVVADTLGVFDIPMVSYFASCACLSDSRRFHSFLRTVPSDAFQAKAMARLLHLLDWTWVGVVAGDDEYGKSGVQLLLKELENTGICVNYLEFIPKSHSQSRIRRIVETIQSSTARVVVTFAIAPDIEVLFKEVVVQNVTNRQWIATEAWSTSILFSDPASSALLAGTIGFALRRADIQGLGAFLAQLSPLKQPNEPFVKDVWEEIFGCSLAQDWQPSSKTLKCTGLENVKKYGHIYTDVSQLRVTYNVYKAVYAIANAIHNMMVCQPGRGPFKDGECPDVTRIKPRQLLHYLNAVNFTTPVGELVYFEDNGEPSASYDIMNWHVDESGAVNFTQVGQFDAAKGPGQELNINLEKVVWGGGWVDQVPVSVCSASCLPGTRKAVQKGKPVCCFDCLPCAAGEVSNMTDSTECMRCPERFWSNTERTRCIPKVVEFLSLQDTMGIVLTVLSVTGATLTTTVLAAFFHHRDTPLVRANNSELSFLLLVSLTLCFLCALVFIGRPAPWNCMLRHTLFGVSFVICIACVLSKTVVVLVAFRATLPGSNLMQYFGPIQQRAGIFLCTLVQVVICLLWLLLSPPLPTENAGGEFGAQVILQCTVGSVVGFVLVLGYIGLLAVVCFLLAFFARKLPDNFNEAKFITFSMLIFCAVWIAFVPAYVSSPGKYTVAVEIFAILASSYGLLLCIFTPKCYIILLKPEKNTKKNMMAR encoded by the exons ATGTGGTTGTGGGTGGTTGTATTTATTGTAGAGATGGTCAGTGTTTGTGATGTTGGCATGTCCTGCGGTCTGCAGGGCAGATTTGTCTCAGAAAGTCTGTATAAAGAAGGAGATGTGATAATTGGTGGTCTGTTTCCAGTTCATGTTGCAGCACCAGAGCCTTATCATGCTTCTACTCAAATACAGCATCTTTCTCGCTGCCAAGG TGTTGACCTTCGTTCATACCGCTGGCTCAAAACTATGATCTTCACAGTGGAGGAGATTAATCAGGACCCTGTCCTGCTTCCAAACGTTACTCTGGGATACCTGGTAGCCGACACTTGCCTAGCTGAGGGCACAACACTGAGTGCTGCTTTAGCTCTGGTAACAGGGCAGGAGAAGACAGTGTCAGGAACAGACTGCAACGGGGCACCGGTGGTGCCTGTTATTATTGGTGATGCTCGTTCCTCTGCCTCAATAGTGGTGGCTGACACACTGGGAGTGTTTGATATCCCCAtg GTGAGTTATTTTGCATCCTGTGCTTGCCTCAGTGACAGTCGCAGATTTCACTCTTTCCTGCGCACTGTTCCCAGTGATGCTTTCCAGGCCAAGGCCATGGCCCGTCTACTGCACCTGTTAGACTGGACCTGGGTGGGGGTAGTCGCAGGAGATGATGAATATGGTAAAAGTGGAGTGCAGCTCCTCTTGAAAGAACTGGAAAATACAGGAATCTGTGTTAACTACTTGGAATTCATTCCAAAATCACACTCACAAAGCAGGATTAGACGAATTGTGGAGACAATCCAGAGTTCCACAGCTCGTGTGGTGGTAACATTTGCAATTGCCCCTGACATTGAAGTCCTGTTCAAGGAAGTGGTGGTGCAGAATGTGACTAATAGGCAGTGGATAGCCACTGAGGCCTGGAGCACCTCTATTTTGTTCTCTGACCCAGCAAGCAGTGCTCTTTTAGCTGGTACCATTGGCTTTGCCCTGCGCCGGGCTGATATTCAGGGTCTTGGTGCTTTTCTTGCCCAgctgagccctttgaagcagccaAATGAACCATTCGTAAAAGATGTTTGGGAAGAAATTTTTGGGTGCTCCCTGGCACAGGACTGGCAGCCTTCATCTAAAACGTTAAAGTGCACAGGCTTAGAGAATGTGAAAAAATATGGCCACATTTACACTGATGTTTCACAGCTGAGAGTCACATACAATGTGTATAAGGCTGTATATGCTATTGCCAATGCTATTCACAACATGATGGTCTGTCAGCCTGGTAGAGGGCCATTTAAAGATGGAGAATGTCCTGATGTGACCCGAATAAAGCCCAGACAG CTCCTGCACTACTTAAATGCAGTAAACTTCACAACACCAGTGGGTGAGTTGGTTTATTTTGAAGATAACGGTGAGCCATCTGCCTCTTATGACATTATGAACTGGCATGTAGATGAAAGCGGAGCAGTGAATTTCACCCAGGTTGGACAATTTGATGCAGCCAAAGGACCAGGCCAGGAGCTAAACATAAACCTTGAAAAAGTTGTTTGGGGAGGGGGCTGGGTGGACCAG GTTCCTGTATCTGTGTGTAGTGCAAGCTGTCTTCCAGGCACTAGAAAGGCTGTACAAAAAGGAAAACCTGTCTGCTGTTTTGACTGCCTCCCTTGTGCAGCAGGAGAAGTCAGTAACATGACAg ACTCTACAGAGTGTATGAGATGTCCTGAAAGGTTTTGGTCAAACACTGAAAGAACAAGATGCATCCCAAAGGTTGTGGAGTTTCTGTCTTTGCAAGATACAATGGGAATTGTGCTGACAGTCTTATCTGTCACTGGGGCAACACTGACCACAACTGTTCTGGCAGCTTTCTTTCATCATCGTGACACACCCCTCGTACGGGCTAACAACTCAGAGCTGAGTTTCCTGCTATTGGTGTCACTCACTCTCTGCTTCTTGTGCGCACTGGTTTTTATTGGGCGCCCTGCACCGTGGAACTGCATGCTGCGTCACACCCTGTTTGGAGTGAGCTTTGTAATTTGCATCGCTTGCGTCCTCAGTAAGACTGTGGTGGTGCTGGTGGCTTTTCGGGCCACTCTGCCTGGATCTAACCTGATGCAGTACTTTGGGCCCATCCAGCAGAGGGCAGGCATCTTCCTTTGCACGCTGGTTCAGGTTGTAATATGTTTACTGTGGCTGCTGCTGTCTCCCCCTTTGCCCACAGAGAATGCCGGAGGTGAGTTTGGTGCTCAAGTGATCCTGCAGTGCACGGTGGGATCTGTTGTGGGGTTTGTACTAGTACTGGGCTACATCGGTCTATTAGCAGTGGTCTGCTTCCTGCTGGCCTTCTTTGCTCGAAAGCTCCCAGATAATTTCAATGAGGCTAAATTCATTACTTTCAGCATGCTGATCTTCTGTGCTGTGTGGATTGCATTTGTGCCAGCATATGTCAGCTCACCGGGGAAGTACACGGTAGCTGTGGAGATTTTTGCTATTTTGGCATCCAG